TGGACCGGTTAAAATTCGAAATTCAGTTTGGGTTGATCCGGTTTATAATCTCCACCATCCCATATGGCATATGGATGGTGTAACTGAAAGCTACTCAAAGCTTTCAAGCCAGTTGGTTTAATTTCAAAACCGGAATTGGGGGTTTAATCGAAAACTAAAGCATTGAAATTATCCGGTTTAATCGCAGGGAATGGTTTACACAAGGTAGAATTGATGAAGACGAGAGCTTCTTCATCAGACGAGACCTCAATAGCCATTGACACCAACGAACTCTTCACAGACTTGAAGGAAAAGGTGAGAAGCCACTGCTTGGTTGTGACCgaccaaacaaacaaagaaaaaacagagtTGATTGACTTTTGTGTTTTGTCCTGGTGCAGTGGGATGGTCTTGAGAACAAGTCGACTGTAATAATCTATGGAGGAGGAGCCATTGTTGCTGTTTGGTTATCTTCCATTGTTGTTGGTGCCATCAACTCTGTTCCTCTGGTAACTAAACAATCTTCAACCTCTTATTTGGTTTGAGTCCaatgatatttatttgttttgcgTGTAGCTTCCTAAGGTTATGGAACTTGTTGGTCTCGGGTACACAGGATGGTTCGTCTACAGATACCTTCTCTTCAAGGTAACATAACTGCGactaacttttttaaaatctacTAAAGCATCAACGAATCTTACATGTCTTTGTAAATCTTGTTTCAGTCAAGCAGAAAGGAGTTGGCTGAGGATATTGAttccttgaagaagaagatcgcTGGGACTGAATAAAttcatttcaaat
The window above is part of the Brassica napus cultivar Da-Ae chromosome C3, Da-Ae, whole genome shotgun sequence genome. Proteins encoded here:
- the LOC106388745 gene encoding protein CURVATURE THYLAKOID 1A, chloroplastic → MSTCRYTESCLVKSAAEQTNKNRVWRNLRRRRRNYRCASMAMTVAASSSMAVMIPRVPSISARCSAVPYLPPRSFGRSSFTVPVKLLSGNGLHKVELMKTRASSSDETSIAIDTNELFTDLKEKWDGLENKSTVIIYGGGAIVAVWLSSIVVGAINSVPLLPKVMELVGLGYTGWFVYRYLLFKSSRKELAEDIDSLKKKIAGTE